From Granulicella cerasi, a single genomic window includes:
- a CDS encoding DUF3106 domain-containing protein translates to MKKLLKVVKVLVMVAVAVTVFGYVTMRLWNWLVPSIFGWKAITFGQAIGLLLLCKILFGGFHKHGPKPGGGNFRERREWKRRMKARFAEMTPEERARFREVMKEKWGDGCGPSWLNRGGFCGEPTQKEEAEVPR, encoded by the coding sequence ATGAAGAAGCTGTTAAAGGTCGTGAAGGTGCTGGTGATGGTCGCCGTTGCGGTGACTGTGTTCGGCTACGTCACCATGCGGCTGTGGAACTGGCTGGTGCCGTCGATCTTCGGCTGGAAGGCGATCACGTTTGGGCAGGCGATCGGTCTGCTGCTGCTGTGCAAGATTCTCTTCGGCGGTTTCCATAAGCATGGGCCGAAGCCGGGGGGCGGGAACTTCCGCGAGCGTCGTGAGTGGAAGCGTCGCATGAAGGCCCGTTTTGCGGAGATGACGCCGGAAGAGCGTGCACGTTTTCGTGAAGTGATGAAGGAGAAGTGGGGAGATGGTTGCGGTCCGTCGTGGCTCAACCGTGGTGGTTTCTGCGGCGAACCCACGCAGAAGGAAGAGGCGGAGGTGCCTCGATGA
- a CDS encoding MFS transporter — MSAQAKKINTPAQVLFASLVGTTVEFFDFYIYAIAAALVFPKLFFPSTSPSAAVLLSYATFGVAFVARPVGSALFGHFGDRIGRKRTLVVALSTMGLSTFIIGILPSYHTIGILAPLLLALCRFGQGIGLGGEWGGAVLLAVENAPPNRRALYGSFPQLGAPIGFVFSGGIFLLLSKYLTNDQFFEYGWRAPFLMSAVLVLLGLYVRLTITETPVFANAVKHSEPVKLPIGRVFTHYTRPLIAGTLACISTFVLFYLMTVFALGWGTSALHYSRQSFLYMQLGSMFFFALTIPLSALLAERGRRPVMIGITILIGIYGLVFGSLFQSGAAGAFITLALGLALMGATYGPLGTIVSEVFPTAVRYTGSSLAFSLGGVLGASATPNIATWLAKSHGLSWVGYYLTLSAVVTLVGILFTRETSKDDLTLPAEPV, encoded by the coding sequence ATGTCTGCCCAAGCCAAAAAGATCAACACACCCGCGCAGGTGTTGTTTGCCTCCCTCGTAGGCACCACGGTCGAGTTCTTCGACTTCTACATCTACGCCATCGCTGCCGCACTCGTTTTCCCGAAGCTCTTCTTCCCTTCGACCTCACCGAGCGCCGCGGTGCTGCTGTCCTACGCTACCTTTGGCGTGGCCTTCGTGGCACGTCCCGTAGGTTCGGCGCTCTTCGGCCATTTCGGCGACCGCATCGGACGCAAGCGCACCCTCGTGGTGGCGCTCTCCACGATGGGCCTCTCGACGTTCATCATCGGAATCCTGCCGAGTTATCACACCATCGGCATTCTCGCGCCACTGCTGCTCGCGCTCTGCCGCTTCGGTCAGGGCATCGGTCTCGGGGGTGAGTGGGGCGGCGCTGTGCTGCTCGCGGTGGAGAATGCACCCCCAAATCGCCGCGCGCTCTATGGCTCGTTCCCGCAACTCGGCGCGCCCATCGGCTTCGTCTTCTCCGGTGGAATCTTCCTGCTGCTGTCGAAGTACCTGACGAACGATCAGTTCTTCGAGTATGGCTGGCGCGCTCCGTTCCTCATGTCTGCGGTGCTCGTTCTGCTGGGCCTCTACGTGCGTCTCACCATCACCGAAACGCCCGTCTTCGCCAACGCGGTCAAGCACTCCGAGCCGGTCAAGCTGCCGATCGGCCGTGTCTTCACGCACTACACGCGCCCGCTCATCGCCGGCACGCTCGCCTGCATCTCGACATTCGTGCTGTTCTACCTGATGACCGTCTTCGCGCTCGGCTGGGGCACCAGCGCGCTGCATTACTCGCGCCAGAGCTTCCTCTACATGCAGCTCGGCAGCATGTTCTTCTTCGCGCTGACGATCCCGCTTTCCGCGCTGCTCGCCGAGCGCGGACGCCGCCCCGTCATGATCGGCATCACGATCCTGATCGGCATCTACGGTCTCGTTTTCGGCTCGCTCTTCCAGTCCGGCGCCGCCGGTGCGTTCATCACGCTCGCGCTCGGCCTCGCACTGATGGGAGCCACCTACGGTCCGCTCGGCACGATCGTTTCGGAGGTCTTCCCGACCGCCGTTCGCTACACCGGCAGCTCGCTCGCCTTCAGCCTTGGCGGCGTTCTCGGCGCGTCAGCGACGCCAAACATCGCCACGTGGCTCGCGAAGTCGCACGGCCTCTCCTGGGTGGGCTACTACCTCACCCTCTCTGCTGTCGTAACGCTTGTTGGAATTCTTTTCACGCGCGAGACCAGCAAGGACGATCTCACGCTTCCCGCAGAGCCTGTCTAG
- a CDS encoding RNA polymerase sigma factor: MTADRQWTMSEQDDVLTAALERDGARLRNFIRKQVSDTAEAEDILQDVFYELVQTYRLLKPVEQVTAWMFRVARNRIIDVFRKKKTESLSEPVGGEDGLSLEELLPSPQDGPDALYARSVLTDAIEEALGELPPEQREVFVAHELEGESFKEMAARTGINQNTLLARKRYAVLHLRKRLRQMRESFSGEGVEA; this comes from the coding sequence ATGACGGCAGATCGGCAATGGACGATGTCCGAACAGGACGATGTACTCACCGCCGCCCTTGAGCGCGATGGGGCGCGGCTTCGTAACTTCATTCGCAAGCAGGTTTCAGACACTGCTGAGGCAGAGGACATCCTTCAGGATGTGTTCTACGAGTTGGTGCAGACGTATCGGTTGCTGAAGCCGGTGGAGCAGGTGACTGCCTGGATGTTTCGCGTGGCGCGCAATCGCATCATCGATGTCTTCCGTAAGAAGAAGACGGAGTCGTTGAGCGAGCCGGTAGGTGGCGAAGACGGGCTGTCGCTCGAAGAGCTGCTGCCTTCTCCGCAGGACGGGCCGGATGCGCTGTATGCGCGAAGCGTGCTGACGGATGCGATCGAGGAAGCGTTGGGTGAGTTGCCGCCAGAGCAGCGCGAGGTCTTTGTGGCGCATGAGCTTGAGGGCGAAAGCTTTAAGGAGATGGCGGCGAGAACAGGAATCAACCAGAACACGTTGCTGGCGCGCAAGCGTTACGCCGTGTTGCACCTGCGCAAACGCTTGCGGCAGATGCGGGAAAGTTTTAGCGGAGAAGGGGTAGAGGCATGA
- a CDS encoding YdeI/OmpD-associated family protein — protein sequence MQRFTARLEKGDLSLGWTVVRVPFDPAEVWPKRLRQRVRGTINGFAFRSSLLPDTSLGGLIVLVNKAMQSGGQVALGAEAEFVLEPDLEARPISLPDELDVLLDDAEGLRAFYEALSETARRQLGQWIEDVKSEASRIKRAEQTAERLLNTMEAEMELPPAILNAFRARPKAKAGWPRLTETQRRGELMGVFYYQSPESRAKRIQKLCDLAEKKA from the coding sequence GTGCAACGATTCACCGCGCGGCTGGAGAAGGGCGATCTGTCACTTGGCTGGACGGTGGTGCGTGTGCCGTTTGATCCGGCGGAGGTGTGGCCGAAACGCTTGCGGCAGCGTGTGCGCGGCACGATCAACGGCTTTGCGTTTCGCAGCTCACTGCTGCCGGATACGTCACTCGGTGGACTCATCGTGCTGGTGAATAAGGCGATGCAGAGCGGTGGGCAGGTGGCGCTAGGGGCGGAAGCAGAGTTCGTGCTCGAGCCGGACCTTGAGGCGCGGCCGATCTCTCTGCCGGATGAGCTGGACGTGCTGCTGGATGATGCCGAGGGGCTGCGCGCGTTCTATGAGGCGCTGAGCGAAACCGCGCGGCGACAACTAGGGCAGTGGATTGAAGACGTGAAGAGCGAGGCTTCTCGAATCAAACGCGCCGAGCAGACTGCGGAGCGGCTGCTGAACACGATGGAGGCGGAGATGGAACTCCCGCCGGCGATCCTCAATGCGTTTCGCGCGCGACCCAAAGCGAAGGCTGGTTGGCCAAGGCTGACGGAGACGCAGCGGCGCGGAGAGTTGATGGGCGTCTTCTATTACCAGTCGCCGGAGTCGCGCGCGAAGCGCATCCAGAAGCTCTGTGATCTTGCGGAGAAGAAGGCTTAG
- a CDS encoding DUF805 domain-containing protein, translated as MKSLLGYLFQFEGRVSRIQYFCTAIVLAVVKYAIDFTIASHATIPWPPYVYVLPVRSFTAFGFGQQHPHTYLLLWLLTIPFFFSGVGLTIRRLRDAGYRLAWAAFFFLPVFNFLMFLVLSLAPTASDEEIRWREEGDKDDDVLRPDAPILGVVIAVVVGLGLVYFSANFLMQYAWGLFLGVPYVIGFIASWFMNARIVRSKADTVGVSVIAPLIVGLCLLGFRFEGMICLAMAIPLAIPLSIAGALTARTCLANRARLLRSRTNLTACVALLPFLMLLEHHSNLEPPTRPVVSSIIVNAPVDAVWRNVIAFPPLAPPKELLFHTGIAYPIGATITGRGPGAIRRCRFSTGDFVEPITTWDENHLLAFSVAAQPPALDEITLGTGPIRTPHLELNYLRSRHGQFRLVALDANHTLLEGTTWYQDYFWPQTYWRAWSDMIIHRIHLRVLEHVKANAERESAHS; from the coding sequence ATGAAGAGCTTGTTGGGCTATCTCTTTCAGTTTGAAGGCCGCGTCTCGCGAATCCAGTACTTCTGCACGGCGATCGTTCTCGCGGTCGTCAAGTACGCGATCGATTTCACGATCGCCTCGCACGCAACGATCCCTTGGCCACCTTACGTGTATGTGCTGCCTGTGCGCTCGTTCACGGCCTTCGGCTTTGGCCAGCAGCACCCTCACACGTATCTGCTGCTCTGGCTGCTGACGATCCCCTTCTTCTTCAGCGGCGTTGGACTCACCATACGCCGTCTCCGCGACGCAGGCTACCGATTGGCTTGGGCAGCATTCTTCTTTCTGCCTGTGTTCAACTTCCTCATGTTCCTCGTCCTCTCGCTCGCACCCACCGCGAGCGACGAGGAAATTCGCTGGCGAGAGGAAGGCGATAAGGACGACGACGTGCTTCGCCCAGATGCGCCGATCCTTGGAGTGGTGATCGCCGTCGTCGTTGGCCTCGGACTCGTCTACTTCAGCGCCAACTTCCTCATGCAGTATGCGTGGGGCTTATTTCTCGGCGTGCCTTACGTCATCGGATTCATCGCCAGCTGGTTCATGAACGCGCGCATCGTCCGCTCGAAAGCCGACACCGTTGGCGTCTCCGTGATCGCTCCTCTGATCGTTGGACTCTGCCTGCTAGGCTTCCGGTTTGAAGGAATGATCTGCCTTGCTATGGCGATCCCGCTCGCGATTCCACTCTCCATTGCCGGTGCTCTCACCGCGAGGACGTGCCTGGCAAACCGCGCCCGCTTGCTCCGCTCGCGGACGAACCTCACCGCATGCGTCGCGTTGCTGCCGTTCCTCATGCTGTTGGAGCACCACTCGAATCTCGAGCCACCTACTCGTCCGGTCGTGTCGAGCATCATCGTCAACGCGCCGGTCGACGCAGTCTGGCGCAATGTCATCGCCTTCCCGCCGCTTGCGCCGCCCAAAGAGTTGCTCTTTCACACCGGCATCGCCTATCCAATCGGTGCAACGATCACGGGCCGAGGCCCGGGAGCGATCCGTCGCTGCAGATTCTCCACCGGAGACTTCGTAGAACCCATCACGACGTGGGACGAAAACCACCTACTGGCTTTCAGCGTCGCCGCTCAACCGCCCGCGCTCGACGAGATCACACTCGGCACCGGCCCCATACGCACCCCGCATCTTGAGCTCAACTATCTACGTTCGCGCCACGGCCAGTTCAGGCTCGTGGCCCTCGACGCCAACCACACGCTGCTCGAAGGCACCACCTGGTATCAGGATTACTTCTGGCCGCAGACCTATTGGCGAGCATGGTCCGACATGATCATCCACCGCATCCACCTTCGCGTGCTGGAACACGTGAAGGCGAACGCGGAGCGTGAGTCAGCGCACAGCTAA
- a CDS encoding DHA2 family efflux MFS transporter permease subunit, with product MKRQVNPWVVALTVTIATFMELLDTSIANVSLPYIGGGLGRSFDEVTWILTTYLVANAVVLPMSAWLSRVFGRKNYYMACVALFTVTSLMCGLAPTLGFMLMARVLQGVGGGGLAPVEQAILVDTFPPAKRASAFALYTVAIVTAPAIGPVLGGWITDNFNWRWVFLINIPIGILSIFLTNRFVEDPPEFAEERKTVRDENGKLRVDGIGIALIGLGSAALEVLLDRGQIDDWFGSTFIRWMFVIGVASLVAAVFWELRQKDPVIDFRLLKIRNFAISNLFYFIFGVGLFASTTMIPQILQSLYGYRAIDAGLVLGPGAFVITLLAPVGAQLVQRGIVHPRILLFGALIVVGISFLHYASFNLQTDYNHYALARALQGFGYAFFFVPLTVVTYSQLKPHQNNKASSLTNFFRNWGGSFGIALVTTMSERRQNFHQSRVGEQLSPSFGGLQQNITRTAAYLHVHGFSAIDATAAATARVYAQLEAQTRLLAFMDCFHILGVVTLGVAPLVWLTKNFRAGGKAPEAH from the coding sequence ATGAAACGGCAAGTAAATCCATGGGTGGTGGCCCTTACGGTGACGATTGCGACCTTCATGGAGCTGCTGGACACGTCGATTGCGAACGTTTCGTTGCCGTATATCGGCGGCGGCCTGGGGCGTTCGTTCGATGAAGTGACGTGGATTCTGACCACGTATCTCGTGGCGAATGCCGTGGTGTTGCCGATGTCGGCGTGGTTGTCGCGCGTCTTCGGTCGCAAGAATTACTACATGGCCTGTGTCGCCCTGTTCACCGTGACGTCGCTGATGTGCGGCCTCGCACCGACGCTGGGATTCATGCTGATGGCGCGCGTGCTACAGGGCGTCGGTGGTGGTGGTCTCGCACCGGTGGAGCAGGCGATTCTGGTCGACACCTTCCCGCCCGCGAAGCGCGCGTCGGCGTTTGCGCTTTACACGGTCGCCATCGTGACGGCCCCTGCGATCGGGCCGGTACTGGGCGGATGGATCACCGATAACTTCAACTGGCGTTGGGTCTTCCTGATCAACATTCCCATCGGCATTCTTTCGATCTTTCTGACGAACCGCTTTGTCGAGGACCCGCCGGAGTTCGCAGAAGAACGCAAAACAGTGCGTGACGAGAACGGTAAGCTGCGCGTCGATGGCATCGGCATTGCGTTGATCGGTCTAGGCTCGGCTGCGTTGGAAGTGCTGCTGGATCGCGGCCAGATTGATGACTGGTTCGGCTCGACGTTCATCCGCTGGATGTTTGTGATCGGCGTTGCCAGTCTCGTGGCGGCAGTTTTCTGGGAGCTGCGGCAGAAAGATCCGGTGATCGACTTCCGGCTGTTGAAGATTCGCAACTTCGCGATTTCGAACCTCTTCTACTTCATCTTTGGCGTGGGTTTGTTCGCGTCGACGACGATGATTCCGCAGATCCTGCAATCGCTCTATGGCTATCGCGCGATCGATGCGGGGTTGGTGCTTGGGCCGGGCGCGTTTGTGATCACGCTGCTGGCTCCGGTGGGCGCGCAGTTGGTGCAGCGAGGCATCGTGCATCCGCGCATCCTGTTGTTTGGTGCACTGATTGTGGTGGGTATCTCGTTCCTGCATTATGCGTCGTTCAATCTGCAGACGGACTACAACCACTATGCGTTGGCGCGTGCGCTGCAGGGCTTTGGCTATGCATTCTTCTTCGTGCCGCTAACGGTGGTGACGTACTCGCAGTTGAAGCCGCACCAGAACAACAAGGCGTCGTCGCTGACGAACTTCTTCCGCAACTGGGGAGGAAGCTTCGGCATCGCGTTGGTGACGACGATGAGCGAGCGCCGGCAGAACTTTCACCAGTCGCGGGTAGGGGAGCAACTCTCTCCGTCCTTCGGTGGGCTGCAGCAAAACATAACGCGCACGGCGGCGTATCTTCACGTGCATGGGTTCTCGGCGATCGACGCGACGGCTGCGGCCACTGCGCGAGTGTACGCGCAGCTTGAGGCCCAGACTCGGCTGCTGGCTTTTATGGACTGCTTCCACATTCTGGGCGTGGTCACGCTTGGCGTGGCTCCGCTGGTGTGGCTGACGAAGAACTTCCGCGCTGGCGGCAAGGCGCCTGAGGCGCATTGA
- a CDS encoding ABC transporter ATP-binding protein, translating into MPEQTAKTQEKPKAKRAGIDDDVAGKAYDSVLTRRLFAYLRPYTLQAIVSAVAIFIKALSDVFGPYLVKVAVDTYLAPTGTRGWLARHLSQNASTGVTQIGLLYLGALLLSFGLEFVQTYLMQWTGQQIMFDLRKQIFRHIQRLHVGFFDRNPVGRLVTRVTSDVDSLNEMFTSGVLAIFEDVFALTFIVVIMLRMSWPLALLTLAVIPGILYATKLFRDHVRDSYRRQRAATAKINTFTQEYVSGMSIVQLFNREKRAYNDFVEVNAENKAAWTDAIFAYSLYYPVVELLSSIAIALVLWQGGSAVMRNTHLLAAHAIPTGIFSTVSVGVLIAFIQYAQRFFRPIQDLSDKYNILQAAMAAAERIFKLLDTDTEIAEPQQPITSAKTGRIEFRNVWFTYQPLTEEQLAACAQLSGTMHTPPAELAEIEWILRGVSFTIEPDQTAAIVGHTGAGKTTITALMMRFYDVQSGAVLIDDVDVREQEIVALRRRFGVVLQDPFLFSGTVAQNIRLGSAWITNDEVANAADQVNVADFIRTLPAQFDEPVLERGSTLSTGQKQLISFARALAHKPGILILDEATSSVDTETELRVRLAIERMIEGRTSVMIAHRLSTVQRADTILVMHKGELREQGSHQQLLVHRGLYYKLYQLQYKDQELAAAD; encoded by the coding sequence ATGCCCGAACAGACTGCGAAAACTCAGGAAAAACCGAAGGCGAAGCGCGCAGGTATCGACGACGACGTCGCCGGCAAAGCCTACGACAGCGTGCTCACGCGCCGACTCTTCGCCTACCTGCGCCCCTACACGCTGCAAGCGATCGTTTCCGCCGTTGCCATCTTCATCAAAGCGCTCTCCGACGTCTTTGGACCCTACCTCGTCAAAGTCGCGGTCGACACCTACCTCGCGCCGACGGGCACTCGCGGCTGGCTCGCGCGCCATCTTTCGCAGAACGCCAGCACCGGCGTCACGCAGATTGGCCTGCTCTACCTCGGCGCGCTGCTGCTGAGCTTCGGGCTGGAGTTCGTTCAGACCTACCTGATGCAGTGGACGGGCCAGCAGATCATGTTCGATCTGCGCAAACAGATCTTCCGCCACATTCAACGCCTGCACGTAGGCTTCTTCGACCGCAACCCCGTCGGCCGACTCGTGACGCGCGTCACCTCGGACGTCGATTCGCTGAACGAAATGTTTACGTCGGGCGTGCTTGCCATCTTTGAAGACGTCTTCGCGCTGACGTTCATCGTCGTCATCATGCTGCGCATGAGCTGGCCGCTCGCGCTGCTCACACTCGCCGTCATCCCCGGCATTCTCTACGCGACCAAGCTCTTCCGCGACCATGTACGCGACAGCTATCGTCGCCAGCGCGCGGCCACTGCAAAGATCAATACGTTCACGCAGGAGTACGTCTCCGGCATGAGCATCGTGCAGCTCTTCAACCGCGAGAAGCGCGCCTACAACGACTTTGTCGAGGTCAACGCCGAAAACAAAGCCGCGTGGACTGACGCGATCTTCGCGTACTCGCTCTACTATCCAGTCGTTGAGCTGCTCAGTTCCATCGCCATCGCACTCGTGCTCTGGCAAGGCGGATCAGCCGTCATGCGCAACACGCATCTGCTCGCCGCACATGCGATCCCGACGGGCATCTTCAGCACCGTCTCCGTCGGCGTACTTATCGCGTTCATCCAGTACGCGCAGCGCTTCTTCCGCCCCATCCAGGATCTTTCGGACAAATACAACATTCTGCAGGCCGCGATGGCTGCAGCCGAACGCATCTTCAAGCTGCTCGATACAGACACCGAAATCGCCGAGCCGCAGCAGCCCATCACGTCCGCAAAGACCGGTCGCATCGAGTTCCGCAACGTCTGGTTTACGTATCAGCCGCTCACCGAAGAGCAGCTCGCAGCTTGCGCGCAACTCAGCGGTACGATGCATACGCCGCCAGCGGAACTCGCCGAGATCGAGTGGATTCTGCGCGGCGTCAGCTTCACCATCGAACCCGACCAGACCGCCGCGATCGTCGGCCACACCGGCGCAGGCAAGACCACCATCACCGCGCTTATGATGCGCTTCTACGATGTGCAATCTGGTGCGGTGCTGATCGACGACGTCGATGTGCGTGAGCAGGAGATCGTCGCGCTGCGCCGTCGTTTCGGCGTCGTACTGCAGGACCCGTTCCTTTTCTCCGGCACCGTCGCGCAGAACATCCGCCTAGGCTCGGCATGGATCACCAACGATGAAGTCGCGAATGCGGCCGATCAGGTCAACGTAGCCGACTTCATCCGCACGCTGCCTGCGCAGTTCGACGAACCTGTGCTCGAGCGCGGCTCCACGCTCTCCACCGGCCAGAAGCAGCTCATCAGCTTCGCCAGGGCGCTCGCGCACAAGCCCGGCATCCTCATCCTCGACGAAGCAACCAGCTCGGTGGACACCGAAACCGAGCTTCGCGTGCGCCTCGCCATCGAGCGCATGATCGAAGGCCGCACCAGCGTGATGATCGCGCACCGTCTCTCGACGGTACAGCGTGCCGACACCATCCTCGTCATGCATAAGGGCGAACTCCGCGAGCAGGGCTCGCATCAGCAGCTTCTCGTGCACCGCGGGCTGTACTACAAGCTGTATCAACTGCAGTACAAAGACCAGGAACTGGCCGCCGCCGACTAA
- a CDS encoding winged helix-turn-helix transcriptional regulator: MQRKCLADAQCPIARSLDAIGDWWSLLIVRDALRGASRFCEFERSLGIARNILTQRLLKLVEEGIFVIEPAADGSAYKQYRLTDRGAGLKPVIDGLWNWGADNLYPPSKRPKSPRPFQHFLADR, translated from the coding sequence ATGCAAAGAAAATGTCTTGCCGATGCGCAGTGCCCCATTGCCCGCTCGCTGGACGCGATCGGCGACTGGTGGTCCCTGCTCATCGTTCGTGATGCATTGCGCGGTGCCAGCCGCTTCTGCGAGTTCGAGCGCTCACTCGGCATTGCTCGCAACATCCTCACGCAGCGCCTGCTCAAGCTCGTCGAAGAAGGGATCTTCGTGATCGAACCGGCCGCGGATGGCAGCGCCTATAAGCAATACCGGCTCACAGATCGCGGTGCAGGGTTGAAGCCTGTGATCGACGGCCTGTGGAACTGGGGCGCCGACAATCTCTACCCGCCGAGCAAGCGACCGAAGTCGCCTCGGCCATTCCAGCATTTCCTCGCCGACCGCTAA